The Castanea sativa cultivar Marrone di Chiusa Pesio chromosome 11, ASM4071231v1 genome contains a region encoding:
- the LOC142617934 gene encoding uncharacterized protein LOC142617934 yields the protein MAIRAPRLFQAPALWLPCLLIFVFFIKFTCASQPRKPRLSVLGGHNKDRNGVHRPSLIASDSNNDYQTFYYDQTLDHFNYQPVSYTTFRQRYVVNFKHWRGARVGAPIFAYMGEEASIDDDVGHIGFMPENSRKFGALELYIEHRYYGKSMPHGFAGDESLENATIRGYFNSAQAIADYAEVIINLKKNLSADSSPVIVVGGSYGGTLAAWFRLKYPHIAMGALASSSPLLYFDGLVPPNSYDVVVTKDFQEVSWSCYDTIKRSWPEIDRVAAKPNGLSELSKKFKTCKPMKAASELKDYLEYIYSVVAQYDTPPDYPVTIVCKGIDEGANGTDILGRIFSGVVAYHGESRKCYDLNVFSSTDKPTSWDWQTCSDLVTPIGRGNETIFPASPFVYQDYKDYCMKSFGVEPKPHWATTYFGGQHIKRVLHESGSNIIFSNGLRDPYSSGGVLEDISDNILAVSTKKGSHCLDILGTRADDPEWLTAQRKKEVKIIRRWLRKYYNDLHRFA from the exons ATGGCCATTAGAGCTCCTCGATTATTCCAGGCACCAGCTTTATGGCTTCCATGTTTGCttatttttgtgttcttcattaaATTTACTTGTGCTTCACAACCAAGGAAACCGAGACTCAGTGTGCTAGGAGGACACAATAAGGACAGAAATGGTGTACATAGACCATCTCTGATTGCATCTGACTCAAACAATGATTATCAAACGTTCTATTATGACCAAACGCTCGATCACTTCAATTATCAGCCCGTAAGCTACACCACTTTCCGGCAAAGATATGTTGTGAATTTTAAGCATTGGCGTGGTGCCCGGGTAGGTGCTCCCATATTTGCATATATGGGAGAGGAGGCTTCCATTGATGATGATGTTGGTCATATAGGATTCATGCCAGAGAATTCTCGCAAGTTTGGTGCTTTGGAGTTGTATATTGAG CATCGCTACTACGGAAAATCAATGCCACATGGATTTGCAGGAGATGAATCATTGGAAAATGCTACCATTCGCGGGTACTTTAACTCAGCTCAAGCAATAGCAGATTATGCTGAAGTAATAATaaacttgaagaaaaatttatcaGCCGATTCCTCCCCAGTTATAGTCGTTGGAGGATCCTATGGTGGAA CGCTTGCAGCATGGTTCCGCCTGAAGTATCCTCATATTGCAATGGGGGCATTGGCCTCTTCATCACCCCTTCTTTACTTCGATGGCCTTGTGCCACCTAATTCATATGATGTCGTTGTAACCAAGGACTTTCAG GAGGTTAGTTGGAGCTGCTATGATACCATAAAGCGTTCATGGCCTGAGATCGATAGGGTTGCTGCTAAACCCAATGGCCTTTCCGAACTCAGCAAGAAATTCAAAACTTGCAA gCCAATGAAGGCAGCATCCGAACTAAAAGATTacttagaatatatatattcagtcGTGGCTCAATATGATACTCCTCCAGACTATCCAGTGACTATTGTCTGCAAAGGTATTGACGAAGGAGCTAATGGAACCGACATTCTTGGCCGAATTTTCTCTGGAGTTGTTGCTTATCATGGGGAAAGTAGAAAGTGTTATGATTTAAATGTTTTCTCTTCAACAGATAAACCGACTTCTTGGGACTGGCAG ACATGTAGTGATTTGGTCACGCCAATTGGGAGAGGCAACGAAACCATATTTCCTGCATCACCATTTGTTTACCAAGACTATAAGGACTACTGCATGAAGAGTTTTGGAGTCGAACCTAAGCCCCATTGGGCCACAACTTATTTTGGTGGTCAA CATATAAAAAGGGTACTCCACGAGTCTGGTAGCAACATCATCTTCTCCAATGGCCTCCGTGACCCTTATAGTAGTGGAGG GGTGTTGGAAGACATATCAGACAACATACTTGCTGTGTCTACAAAAAAAg